DNA from Arthrobacter sp. FW305-BF8:
GCAGACTAGAGTGATGTAGGGGAGACTGGAATTCCTGGTGTAGCGGTGAAATGCGCAGATATCAGGAGGAACACCGATGGCGAAGGCAGGTCTCTGGGCATTAACTGACGCTGAGGAGCGAAAGCATGGGGAGCGAACAGGATTAGATACCCTGGTAGTCCATGCCGTAAACGTTGGGCACTAGGTGTGGGGGACATTCCACGTTTTCCGCGCCGTAGCTAACGCATTAAGTGCCCCGCCTGGGGAGTACGGCCGCAAGGCTAAAACTCAAAGGAATTGACGGGGGCCCGCACAAGCGGCGGAGCATGCGGATTAATTCGATGCAACGCGAAGAACCTTACCAAGGCTTGACATGGACCGGATCGCCGCAGAAATGTGGTTTCTCCTTTGGGGCCGGTTCACAGGTGGTGCATGGTTGTCGTCAGCTCGTGTCGTGAGATGTTGGGTTAAGTCCCGCAACGAGCGCAACCCTCGTTCCATGTTGCCAGCACGTAGTGGTGGGGACTCATGGGAGACTGCCGGGGTCAACTCGGAGGAAGGTGGGGACGACGTCAAATCATCATGCCCCTTATGTCTTGGGCTTCACGCATGCTACAATGGCCGGTACAAAGGGTTGCGATACTGTGAGGTGGAGCTAATCCCAAAAAGCCGGTCTCAGTTCGGATTGGGGTCTGCAACTCGACCCCATGAAGTCGGAGTCGCTAGTAATCGCAGATCAGCAACGCTGCGGTGAATACGTTCCCGGGCCTTGTACACACCGCCCGTCAAGTCACGAAAGTTGGTAACACCCGAAGCCGGTGGCCTAACCCCTTGTGGGAGGGAGCCGTCGAAGGTGGGACTGGCGATTGGGACTAAGTCGTAACAAGGTAGCCGTACCGGAAGGTGCGGCTGGATCACCTCCTTTCTAAGGAGCACCTACAGGCCCACGGCCGCGTGTATGCGGGGTGTGTGTGGTTTGTCAGGAGTAAAGGCCCGCTGCGCAGGCGATCGTTCTGCGGCGGGTGCTCATGGGTGGAATATCAACAAATAGCGGCCGCGTGGTTTTGTCCTGTGTCTAGTACGGACGGGTTCCCTTTCGGGGGTGGCTGTCCTGGAACGGTGCGGGGCGGGGTTCATGCGGTTTAGTGTTTGGCACACTGTTGGGTCCTGAGGCAACAGGACCGGGGAGGGTGCGGCTTTTGGCCGTGGCTTTGTCCGGGTTGTTTGTTTCTGGTTTCCTGGCTGCACCGATCACACGGTTGCTGCGTCTGTTGGCGCGGGTGTGTGTGGGGTGTGTGGTACGGGGTTGTTGTTTGAGAACTACATAGTGGACGCGAGCATCTTTTATAAGAAGCAATTTCCAAGAATATGAACCTGGATCTGGCTGCGCGTGATGATGGCACCCTTACGGGGTGTGGTTGTTGGGTGTGGTTGGTTTTCATGGTTCTCTCGTAAATTACTCCTTGATCTTTTGTGGTCAAGTTTTTAAGAGCACACGGTGGATGCCTTGGCATTAGGAGCCGAAGAAGGACGTAGGAATCTGCGATAAGCCTGGGGGAGTCGATAACCGGACTGTGATCCCAGGGTGTCCGAATGGGGAAACCCCGCCAGACGCGCGAGTGATCTGGTGACCCGCATCTGAACACATAGGGTGCGTGGAGGGAACGCGGGGAAGTGAAACATCTCAGTACCCGCAGGAAGAGAAAACAACAGTGATTCCGTTAGTAGTGGCGAGCGAACGCGGATCAGGCTAAACCGACCCATGTGTGATAGCCGGCGGGCGTTGCATGGGCGGGGTTGTGGGACTTGTTGTCCTGGTTCTGCCGGACCGGGGAGGTGTGAGTGCTGGTATAGGTGAACGGTCTTGAAAGGCCGGCCGTAGAGGGTGTGAGCCCCGTAACCGTAATGCTGAGCGCCGCCTTTGATGAGTATCCCAAGTAGCACGGGGCCCGAGAAATCCCGTGTGAATCTGTCAGGACCACCTGATAAGCCTAAATACTCCCTAATGACCGATAGCGGACCAGTACCGTGAGGGAAAGGTGAAAAGTACCCCGGGAGGGGAGTGAAACAGTACCTGAAACCGTGTGCTTACAATCCGTCGGAGCAGCCTTGTAGCTGTGACGGCGTGCCTTTTGAAGAATGAGCCTGCGAGTTAGTGTTACGTCGCGAGGTTAACCCGTGTGGGGAAGCCGTAGCGAAAGCGAGTCTGAACAGGGCGTTGCAGTGGCGTGATCTAGACCCGAAGCGAAGTGATCTACCCATGGCCAGGTTGAAGCGACGGTAAGACGTCGTGGAGGACCGAACCCACTTCAGTTGAAAATGGAGGGGATGAGCTGTGGGTAGGGGTGAAAGGCCAATCAAACTTCGTGATAGCTGGTTCTCCCCGAAATGCATTTAGGTGCAGCGTTGCGTGTTTCTTACCGGAGGTAGAGCTACTGGATGGCTAATGGGCCCTACAAGGTTACTGACGTCAGCCAAACTCCGAATGCCGGTAAGTGAGAGCGCAGCAGTGAGACTGTGGGGGATAAGCTTCATAGTCGAGAGGGAAACAGCCCAGACCACCAACTAAGGCCCCTAAGCGTGTGCTAAGTGGGAAAGGATGTGGAGTTGCGAAGACAACCAGGAGGTTGGCTTAGAAGCAGCCATCCTTAAAAGAGTGCGTAATAGCTCACTGGTCAAGTGATTCCGCGCCGACAATGTAGCGGGGCTCAAGTACACCGCCGAAGTTGTGGCATTCACATATTTTCCAAGCCTTCGTGGTTCAGGAGTGTGGATGGGTAGGGGAGCGTCGTGTGGGCGGTGAAGTCGCGGTGTAAACCAGCGGTGGAGCCTACACGAGTGAGAATGCAGGCATGAGTAGCGAAAGACGGGTGAGAAACCCGTCCGCCGGATGATCAAGGGTTCCAGGGTCAAGCTAATCTGCCCTGGGTAAGTCGGGACCTAAGGCGAGGCCGACAGGCGTAGTCGATGGACAACGGGTTGATATTCCCGTACCGGCGAAAAACCGCCCATGTTGAACAGGGGATACTAACCGCCCGAGACCTGCCCGACACCCCTTGTGGGTGAAGGGTTTTGGTGGAGCGCGGGACCTGATCCTGGGAGGCAAGCGTATTAACAGGTGTGACGCAGGAAGGTAGCCGAGCCGGGCGATGGTTGTCCCGGTCCAAGGATGTAGGGCGAACGGTAGGCAAATCCGCTGTTCATGTGCCTGAGATCTGACGGGACTCCCGTAAAGGGGGGATTCGGTGATCCTATGCTGCCTAGAAAAGCATCGGCGCGAGGTTTTAGCCGCCCGTACCCCAAACCGACACAGGTGATCAGGTAGAGAATACTAAGGCGATCGAGAGAATTATGGTTAAGGAACTCGGCAAAATGCCCCCGTAACTTCGGGAGAAGGGGGGCCCCAACCTTGAACGGTACTAGCGACCGGGAGGGGATCGGGGCCGCAGAGACCAGGGGGAAGCGACTGTTTACTAAAAACACAGGTCCGTGCGAAGTCGCAAGACGATGTATACGGACTGACTCCTGCCCGGTGCTGGAAGGTTAAGAGGACCGGTTAGCCGCAAGGCGAAGCTGAGAATTTAAGCCCCAGTAAACGGCGGTGGTAACTATAACCATCCTAAGGTAGCGAAATTCCTTGTCGGGTAAGTTCCGACCTGCACGAATGGAGTAACGACTTCCCCGCTGTCTCAACCATAAACTCGGCGAAATTGCAGTACGAGTAAAGATGCTCGTTACGCGCAGCAGGACGGAAAGACCCCGAGACCTTTACTATAGTTTGGTATTGGTGTTCGGAGTGGCTTGTGTAGGATAGGTGGGAGACGTTGAAGCCCGGACGCCAGTTCGGGTGGAGTCATCGTTGAAATACCACTCTGGTCACTTTGGACATCTAACTTCGGCCCGTAATCCGGGTCAGGGACAGTGCCTGATGGGTAGTTTAACTGGGGCGGTTGCCTCCTAAAAAGTAACGGAGGCGCCCAAAGGTTCCCTCAGCCTGGTTGGCAATCAGGTGTCGAGTGTAAGTGCACAAGGGAGCTTGACTGTGAGAGAGACATCTCGAGCAGGGACGAAAGTCGGGACTAGTGATCCGGCGGTACATTGTGGAATGGCCGTCGCTCAACGGATAAAAGGTACCTCGGGGATAACAGGCTGATCTTGCCCAAGAGTCCATATCGACGGCATGGTTTGGCACCTCGATGTCGGCTCGTCGCATCCTGGGGCTGGAGTAGGTCCCAAGGGTTGGGCTGTTCGCCCATTAAAGCGGTACGCGAGCTGGGTTTAGAACGTCGTGAGACAGTTCGGTCCCTATCCGCTGCGCGCGCAGGAAATTTGAGAAGGGCTGTCCTTAGTACGAGAGGACCGGGACGGACGAACCTCTGGTGTGTCAGTTGTACTGCCAAGTGCACCGCTGATTAGCTACGTTCGGATGGGATAACCGCTGAAAGCATCTAAGCGGGAAGCTCGCTTCGAGATGAGATTTCCATACACCTTGTGTGTGAGAGGCCCCCAGCCAGACCACTGGGTTGATAGGCCGGATGTGGAAGCGAGGACTAACGACTCGTGAAGCTGACCGGTACTAATAGGCCGATAACTTACACCACACACCACCCCCGCAAACGGATTCAAAAGCGTTTGCACCCATGGGGGCGGTACAAAGAAACAAGACTGCTTGCGTCCACTATGTGGTTCCCAACCAACAAACCCGCCACCGGGCTTTGGTTCAGGAACCAACCAATAACTGAATACAACACCACAGTTGTAACACCACAAGATTTCCCACCCCCAAGAACACCGGGGGGACGGGACACAGGGTTACGGCGGTCATAGCGTGGGGGAAACGCCCGGTCCCATTCCGAACCCGGAAGCTAAGACCCACAGCGCCGATGGTACTGCACCCGGGAGGGTGTGGGAGAGTAGGTCACCGCCGGACAACCATTAAAACGGTCGAGAGCCCCAACCAGACACCCTGGTCGGGGCTCTCCCGCATTTAACGCAGCAGGTGATCCCTGACAGGGTCCTGGTTTCGACAGGCCCAACCAACGAACCTCCCCAAACCCTCCCTCACCTCCCGCAGCCCTTTCCCGGGCCTTCGCAGATGAGCGTGGTTAGAGCGGTCTGAAAGCGCCGCCGCGGCGTTGGGCGTTTTTCGGTGCGGCGTGGTGCGGCAGGAAAGAGGTCAGGGCCTCTTTGAATTGGTAGCGACCAAGCAACCAAAACCAAAAAGAGACCCTGACATGAATACCTCTATGTCTTGTTCCCATGACCGGTGGTGCACGCGCGCGGATGCTCTGCTCGGTGTCGAGGGCATCCACGTCAGCTCCGTCACGACAACCCGGGCCAGCCTGGTTCTGGGCGTTGAGACCGGGGAAGATATCACCGGCTGCCCGGACTGCGGGGTCGTTGCCGTAGGCCACGGGCGCCGGCGGATTCGGCTCCATGACATTCCGTGCTTCGGCCGACCGGTGCGGCTACTGTGGGCCAAGCGAGTCTGGCGATGCCCGGACACGGGCTGCCCCAGAACGACATTCACCGAAGAGCACCCGCTGGCACGATCCAGGGCGAAACTTACGACCAGGGCCATCAAGTGGGCAACCGATGCGTTGCAGCGTTTCGACACCTCGGTCTCGGCCCTGGCCCACCAGCTCGGCGTTTCCTGGCACACCGTCTGGGACGCGGTGCGGGTTGAAGCATCCCAGCGGATCGCAGCATCGGACCGGCTTGCAGGGGTGGACGCGCTCGGCGTTGATGAGCATGTGTGGTCCCACACCGGCCCGCCCGGATCCGGCATGGTCACCGGGATCGTGGACCACACCCGGGACGCCCACGGCATGGTGCACGCCCGGTTGCTGGACCTCGTTCCAGGACGGTCCGGGAAGGCCTACGCTGACTGGCTCAAAGAGCGCGGTGCCGGCTTCACCGCCGGGATCAAGACAGCGGCCCTGGATCCGTTCCGTGGCTACGCGAACGCGATCCGCGATGAATTGCCAGAAGCCATCACCGTCCTGGACGCGTTCCACGTAGTAAAACTCGGATCAGCCATGGTCGACGAGGTCCGTCGCCGCGTCCAGCAGGACACCCTCGGGCACCGCGGCCGCAAGGGCGACCCGCTCTACGGCATTCGCCGGACGTTGCAGGTCGGCGCCGAGCACCTCACCGATAAACAAGCCGCCCGGCTCAACGTGAAGCTCCCCCTCGGGGACCCAGACCACGAGGTCACCCTGGCCTGGCAGTGCTACCAGAAGCTCCGCAACATCTACCACGCCAAGCCCGACCGGGGCAGGGAACTAGTCAACGAGGTGATCGCCTCGTTCCCGTCCTGCCCGATCCCTGAAGTCTCACGACTGGGCCGGACGCTCAAACAATGGAAGGCAGCCATCCTGGCCTACTTCGACACCAACGGCGCCTCCAACGGCCCCACCGAAGCGATCAACGGCGTCATCGAAACCACCCGCAGAATCGCCCGCGGCTTCCGCAACTTCACCAACTACAGAATCAGATGCCTACTCGCCGCCGGCGGTCACCGCCCCTACCGGATCAAACAAACGAACCATGCCTAATACGAAAGTAAGGTTGGTCCGTCTGCGGTGGCCGGTGTGATGGTGACGTCGAAGCCCAGGCTGTTGAGCTTTTTGATGGCGTTGTTTTTGGCTCTGATCGGGTCGAGGCGGGTGAAATGGTCCGCGCCGGGGTCGGCGTAGCATTCGCCGTCGGCAAGCAGGTGCCAGACCGCGTTCAGGATCGAGTGCGCGACGGCGACCATGGCTTTCATGGGCCCGCGGCGGGCGGCGATGCGCCGGTATTTGGCAGCCAGGTAGGTGTTCCTGCTCCGGGATGCTGACAGGGCCGCGGTGCCCAGGACGGCCTTGAGGTATTTGTTGCCGGGCAGAATGTGCGCGGATTTGATACGTCCCGCGGATTCGTTGGAACCGGGACAGACACCGGCCCAGGACGCTAGTCGGCCCGGGGTTTCGAAGCGTGACATGTCCGCCCCGGTCTCGGCGATGATCACGTCAGCGATTTTGAGGGAGACTCCGGGGATGGTGGCCAGGAATTCCCTGACGGCACGAAAGGGTTCCATCGCCGTCTCGAGCCGTGTGGTGAGCTGGTCGATGATGCGGGAATGGGCATCAATCTGGTCCAGGTGCAGCCGGGCCATGAACGCGTGGTGCTCCTTGAAGCGGCCTGTGAGTGCGTCGATGAGCTCGGGGATCCTGGACTTGAGGGTGGCGAGGCCGGCGAGGACCTCGGGGTTGCGTTCCCCTTGGATAAGGGCTTCGAGCATCGCCCGGGACGAGACGCCGGTCAGGTCCGAGACCACGGAGGATAGCTTGATCCCGGAGCCTTCCAGGAACTTCTCCAGCCGCTGGATCTCCCTGGTTCGGTCATGGGTCGCGATGGACCGGGCCCGGGTCAGGTCCCGCAGTTCACGGATCGGCTCCGGCGGGACGAACGAGGCCCTGAGCAGCCCGTGCGCGCCCAACTGGGCCAGCCAAGCCGCGTCGGAGACATCGGTTTTACGACCAGGGATATTCCGGGCAGCTTTCGCGTTGACCAGCATCACCGGCAGCGTCTCTTCCAGCAGGTAGAAGAAGGGTTTCCAGTAATCGCTCGTCGCTTCCATCACCACCGTGGTGACGTGCTCGCCTTCCAGGAAATCCCGCAGGTCAAGGATCTGGCCCGTGGTCGCACCCCACGTAGTGACCGACGATTTGAAGGTCCCGGCCCGGGCGCCGGGGACACGTAGACAGACCTTCGCATCGCGCTTGGAAATATCCAAACCGGCGGCCCGTTCGTGCACGATATCCATGACTGTTCCTCCCGACACCTATGAACTGATGAAATGGCGTCTGCCGCGGGGAGGACAGGGAAAATTCAGGAATCTAACACTCGTGCTCCAAGGCAACAATCCACGGTTCCCGTGGAAGTCCTCCGCGCCACGCTAAATGACAGGCTCACCATCAGCACCAAGGCAAAATCGGCGTCCGCCGCGGCAGACACCTCAATGATCCGCCCCCAGCCATGGACTGCCCAGAGCCCGGCGCGTGGCAACAGCGTACTTTCTCCCATCACGGCGCGACGGCGGCGCTAGACCGCTAAATGCGAAGGGCCCCTTTCCCCGGGCGGGGAACATGTCCGGGCCGGGCGCCGTTGTATGGGGGAACCGTCTCATCGATCGGCGGGTATACCCCAGCAAAGGACTCCTTATGCCGCAACGCACCATTGTCATCACCGGCGCCAGCGACGGCATCGGGGCAGCAGCCGCGCGGAACCTGGCGCGGGCAGGCGAGCGGATCGTCGTCGTCGGGCGTTCCCCGGAGAAGACCGCAGCGGTGGGTGCGGAACTGGGGGTTGACTATTTCGTCTGTGACTTCGCCGAGATGGCGCAGGTGCGCCTCCTGGCCGCGGCGCTGCGGGAAAGGTACCCGCGGATCGATGTCCTGGTAAACAATGCCGGCGGGATCATGCGCGGCCACGAGCTGACAGTGGACGGCCATGAGAAGACGTTCCAGATCAACCACCTGGCGCCGTTCTTGCTCACGACCGAGTTGCTGGACGTTCTCACCGCCAGGCGTGCCACCATCATCAACACCTCAAGTGCTGCCAACGCATTCGGGCGCCTGGATCTGACGGATCTCAACTCCGAGCGGAGCTACTCGACAAACCGCGCCTACGGCACCGCGAAACTGGCGAATATCCTGTTTACCGCGGAACTGCAGAACCGATACGGGGAGGACGGCATCGCGGTGGCCGCATTCCATCCTGGCGTCGTGGCCACCAACTTCGCAGCGGAGTCCACAAGCTGGTTTCGCCATGCCTACAAGACTGTCCTCAACCGGTTCCTGCTCTCGGCCGAGCAGGGCGCTGACACGCTCGTCTGGCTCGCTACTTCGACGCCCGGACGAGACTGGGTGCCCGGCGGCTTCTACGTCAAGCGTGCGCTGGCGAAGGCCAACAAGCAGGCCTACGACGCCAGGCTGGCGAGGGACTTCTGGGACCGCAGCCTGGAGCTGGTCAGGGCAGGCGAGCCAGTGGAAGCGTCCGAAGCTTGAGGGCACAGCAAAAGGTCCCCTCAGGTTGGGCCTGCGGGAGGGTGCGGATTTAGGCGGCGAGAGGTGAGGAGGCGTTGAGATCAGCGGCGCAGGTGGAGTCCCTCAAGTGCCTGAAGCGCCTCGGCTGAGCGGCTGATGGCCTGATCGAGGCAGGCCTCGGATTCGGGAACCGAGAACAGGTAGCCCTGCAGCGCGTCGCACTGCAGGTCCATCAGGTAGGCGGCCTGCTCGGAGGTTTCGATGCCCTCCGCGGTGACGCTGAGGCCGAGGCTGTGGGCCATGTTGATCATGGAGCTGAGGATTGGCAGCTTCTCCGCCCCGGTACGGACCATGGAGACAAAGGACTGGTCGATCTTCACCGCGTCTACCGGCAGGTCCTGAAGCCGGCCCAGCGACGAGTAGCCGGTGCCAAAATCATCGAGTGCAACCCGCACGCCGGCGCTTCGCAAACTCGCGAGCTGGCTGATCACGTGGTCGTCGGCGTCGAAAAACACGCTCTCCGTCACCTCCAGCACCAGCTGCCGGGGGACCATGCCGTGGGATTTGGCCATGTCCAGCACGTTGCCGGCGAAACCGCGGTCCCGCAGCTGAACGCCGGACACGTTGACGGCCAATGAACGCTCAGCGCCGCGGGAAAGCCAGGCGCCCAGCTGGATAAAACTTTCCCGCATCATCTGCAGGCCGATAACCGAGATCAGTCCGCTGCGCTCCGCCGTCGGAATGAACTGCGACGGCGGGACATTCCTGCCGTCGCGCTCCCACCGGGCCAGGGCCTCGAACTGGATCACCTCTCCTACCTGAGGCGAAACAACGGGCTGGTAGCTCACCCGGATCTCGTCGTTGTCGACGGCGAGCCGCAGCCCGGCCTCCATGTCCGTCCGCTGCACCAGGGCCGTCATCATCTCCGGTTTGAACCGCATGTACCGGTTTTTCCCGGCG
Protein-coding regions in this window:
- a CDS encoding ISL3 family transposase, which gives rise to MNTSMSCSHDRWCTRADALLGVEGIHVSSVTTTRASLVLGVETGEDITGCPDCGVVAVGHGRRRIRLHDIPCFGRPVRLLWAKRVWRCPDTGCPRTTFTEEHPLARSRAKLTTRAIKWATDALQRFDTSVSALAHQLGVSWHTVWDAVRVEASQRIAASDRLAGVDALGVDEHVWSHTGPPGSGMVTGIVDHTRDAHGMVHARLLDLVPGRSGKAYADWLKERGAGFTAGIKTAALDPFRGYANAIRDELPEAITVLDAFHVVKLGSAMVDEVRRRVQQDTLGHRGRKGDPLYGIRRTLQVGAEHLTDKQAARLNVKLPLGDPDHEVTLAWQCYQKLRNIYHAKPDRGRELVNEVIASFPSCPIPEVSRLGRTLKQWKAAILAYFDTNGASNGPTEAINGVIETTRRIARGFRNFTNYRIRCLLAAGGHRPYRIKQTNHA
- a CDS encoding IS110 family transposase; translated protein: MDIVHERAAGLDISKRDAKVCLRVPGARAGTFKSSVTTWGATTGQILDLRDFLEGEHVTTVVMEATSDYWKPFFYLLEETLPVMLVNAKAARNIPGRKTDVSDAAWLAQLGAHGLLRASFVPPEPIRELRDLTRARSIATHDRTREIQRLEKFLEGSGIKLSSVVSDLTGVSSRAMLEALIQGERNPEVLAGLATLKSRIPELIDALTGRFKEHHAFMARLHLDQIDAHSRIIDQLTTRLETAMEPFRAVREFLATIPGVSLKIADVIIAETGADMSRFETPGRLASWAGVCPGSNESAGRIKSAHILPGNKYLKAVLGTAALSASRSRNTYLAAKYRRIAARRGPMKAMVAVAHSILNAVWHLLADGECYADPGADHFTRLDPIRAKNNAIKKLNSLGFDVTITPATADGPTLLSY
- a CDS encoding SDR family NAD(P)-dependent oxidoreductase — encoded protein: MPQRTIVITGASDGIGAAAARNLARAGERIVVVGRSPEKTAAVGAELGVDYFVCDFAEMAQVRLLAAALRERYPRIDVLVNNAGGIMRGHELTVDGHEKTFQINHLAPFLLTTELLDVLTARRATIINTSSAANAFGRLDLTDLNSERSYSTNRAYGTAKLANILFTAELQNRYGEDGIAVAAFHPGVVATNFAAESTSWFRHAYKTVLNRFLLSAEQGADTLVWLATSTPGRDWVPGGFYVKRALAKANKQAYDARLARDFWDRSLELVRAGEPVEASEA